Proteins encoded by one window of Leishmania infantum JPCM5 genome chromosome 32:
- the SODB2 gene encoding putative iron superoxide dismutase has product MPFAVQPLPYPHDALASKGMSKEQVTFHHEKHHKGYAVKLNAAAESNSGLASKSLVDIIKSEKGPAFNCAAQIFNHDFFWRCLSPRGGSKPHGEIASAIVDSFGSFASFKKEFTDAANGHFGSGWAWLVKDKSSGKLKVLQTHDAGCPLTEPNLVPILTCDIWEHAYYIDYRNDRASYVNAFWNMVNWSHANRCYRAAGGSHYVNSDL; this is encoded by the coding sequence ATGCCGTTCGCTGttcagccgctgccgtacCCCCACGATGCGCTCGCGTCGAAGGGCATGTCGAAGGAGCAGGTCACCTTCCACCACGAGAAGCACCACAAGGGGTACGCCGTGAAGCTGAACGCTGCCGCGGAGTCAAACTCGGGTCTTGCGTCGAAGTCGCTGGTGGACATCATCAAGTCTGAGAAGGGCCCCGCCTTCAACTGTGCGGCGCAGATTTTCAACCACGACTTCTTCTGGCGCTGCCTGTCGCCGAGAGGCGGGTCGAAGCCGCACGGAGAGATCGCGAGTGCGATCGTCGACAGTTTTGGCAGCTTCGCGAGCTTCAAGAAGGAATTCACGGATGCGGCCAACGGCCACTTTGGCTCCGGCTGGGCGTGGCTCGTGAAGGACAAGTCGAGTGGCAAGCTGAAGGTGCTCCAAACGCACGACGCGGGCTGCCCGCTCACGGAGCCCAACCTCGTGCCGATCTTGACGTGCGATATATGGGAGCACGCGTACTATATCGACTACAGGAACGACCGCGCGTCCTACGTGAACGCATTTTGGAACATGGTAAATTGGTCGCACGCCAACCGCTGCTACAGGGCTGCTGGTGGCTCCCACTACGTCAACAGTGATCTGTAA
- the SODB1 gene encoding putative iron superoxide dismutase has protein sequence MPFAVQPLPYPHDALASKGMSKEQVTFHHEKHHKGYAVKLNAAAESNSGLASKSLVDIIKSEKGPAFNCAAQIFNHDFFWRCLSPRGGGEPSGPLASAIVDSFGSFASFKKEFTDAANGHFGSGWAWLVKDKSSGKLKVLQTHDAGCPLTEPNLVPILTCDIWEHAYYIDYRNDRASYVNAFWNMVDWDFASSQL, from the coding sequence ATGCCGTTCGCTGttcagccgctgccgtacCCCCACGATGCGCTCGCGTCGAAGGGCATGTCGAAGGAGCAGGTCACCTTCCACCACGAGAAGCACCACAAGGGGTACGCCGTGAAGCTGAACGCTGCCGCGGAGTCAAACTCGGGTCTTGCGTCGAAGTCGCTGGTGGACATCATCAAGTCTGAGAAGGGCCCCGCCTTCAACTGTGCGGCGCAGATTTTCAACCACGACTTCTTCTGGCGCTGCCTGTCGCcgagaggcggtggcgagccGTCGGGCCCTTTGGCGAGTGCGATCGTCGACAGTTTTGGCAGCTTCGCGAGCTTCAAGAAGGAATTCACGGATGCGGCCAACGGCCACTTTGGCTCCGGCTGGGCGTGGCTCGTGAAGGACAAGTCGAGTGGCAAGCTGAAGGTGCTCCAAACGCACGACGCGGGCTGCCCGCTCACGGAGCCCAACCTCGTGCCGATCTTGACGTGCGATATATGGGAGCACGCGTACTATATCGACTACAGGAACGACCGCGCGTCCTACGTGAACGCATTTTGGAACATGGTGGACTGGGATTTCGCCTCTAGCCAGCTTTAA
- a CDS encoding putative protein kinase, which produces MGGGLSKSQLNVHYQGATEVESTYIVTKTDPNNNVVGAASATKPLSVVDAQWARNATEPGRDGVAVSAAAAAAAAPRKEEARGLGTAPARAGSALDGVGGNRGTNSATSAVDDNGSPIPIRNGGSHVGYICLSDIIGDKDSHSKYIKISSIGRGAYGEAYVVKRNPAYDAAARPMVEAQIQSNALANPTQPNGLYVAKIMDLRAMVSQDRQYAQTEIMCLAHTHHFAIIRYYEHYVLDSDDETVVIVTELADHGDLRRNLYNASAVRPFLEAGSQATTGGNAGTNDSRMLLTEREAGTYFVQLLLALHHISARRMIHRDIKSANVLLTSRGFLKLGDFGFSQKYESTVSSETIAGTFLGTPYYLSPEMWKGKRYGKKADVWAAGVVLYEMLMGGRRPFEAASLPELRMCVLEEEFVPPTGPPTSGAADVNSQEGGQPKFSNDMRELLVAIFQKAPEKRPSAEELLHKPVMQHYLYVFEKYVHSLISYDAAALAANPTMDRQGLYFADPGDQAMVLQGIAEGKAAIQQVTKRTISENASARFEGVVYKDNHNGVWKERYLLLDGATLTISLSKGKEAVGGGERSKRVLLSSIKSVSPCEVEDAHVRVVNAASPSDGYKPPYAFAIAMHSSNSIVFGVASAEELDHWMQALMRALQID; this is translated from the coding sequence ATGGGCGGCGGCTTGTCAAAGAGCCAACTCAATGTCCACTACCAAGGTGCGACAGAAGTGGAGAGTACCTACATTGTCACTAAAACGGACCCCAACAACAACGTCGTAGGTGCCGCCTCAGCGACGAAGCCGTTGTCTGTGGTGGACGCGCAGTGGGCAAGAAACGCCACTGAGCCTGGTAGAGATGGCGTCGCCGtttcggcagcagcggcggcggcggcagcaccacgcaaagaggaggcgagggggCTTGGCACCGCCCCCGCGAGAGCCGGAAGTGCcctcgacggcgtcggcggcaaCCGCGGCACGAactccgccacctcggcggtGGACGACAATGGCTCGCCCATTCCCATCCGAAACGGGGGGAGCCATGTCGGGTACATCTGTCTGAGCGACATCATCGGGGACAAGGACAGCCACAGCAAGTATATCAAGATCAGTTCCATCGGCAGAGGCGCCTACGGAGAGGCGTACGTAGTGAAGCGCAACCCGGCCTACGACGCGGCTGCACGGCCCATGGTGGAGGCGCAGATTCAAAGCAATGCGCTGGCGAACCCGACACAGCCAAATGGGTTGTATGTGGCGAAGATTATGGACTTGCGCGCGATGGTGTCGCAAGACCGGCAGTACGCACAGACCGAAATTATGTGcctggcgcacacgcatcacTTCGCCATCATCCGCTATTACGAGCACTACGTGCtcgacagcgatgacgaGACGGTGGTGATCGTGACAGAGCTTGCGGATCACGGTGACCTGCGCCGCAACTTGTATAACGCCTCCGCGGTGCGTCCATTTCTTGAGGCGGGCAGCCAAGCCACAACAGGCGGCAATGCTGGCACTAATGATTCTCGGATGCTGTTGACGGAGCGAGAGGCAGGCACATACTTTGTGCAGCTGCTATTAGCCCTGCATCACATCTCTGCGCGTCGCATGATCCACCGTGACATCAAGAGTGCAAACGTGCTGCTTACCTCTCGCGGCTTCCTCAAGCTTGGCGACTTCGGTTTCTCCCAGAAGTACGAGAGCACTGTCAGTAGTGAGACAATCGCCGGCACATTTCTCGGCACCCCGTACTACCTCTCGCCAGAGATGTGGAAAGGAAAGCGCTACGGCAAGAAGGCGGACGTCTGGGCGGCCGGCGTTGTGCTTTACGAAATGCTAATGGGTGGGCGCCGCCCTTTTGAGGCTGCCAGCTTGCCGGagctgcgcatgtgcgtgctcgaggaggagttTGTTCCACCTACGGGCCCACCGACATCAGGGGCAGCCGATGTGAACAGTCAGGAGGGCGGACAGCCAAAATTTTCCAACGACATGCGCGAACTGCTCGTCGCCATTTTTCAGAAGGCGCCCGAGAAGCGTCCGAgtgcggaggagctgctgcacaagcCTGTCATGCAGCACTACCTCTATGTCTTTGAAAAGTATGTCCATTCTCTTATCAGCTAcgatgcagcggcactggcggcAAACCCGACGATGGACCGGCAGGGACTCTACTTTGCCGACCCGGGGGATCAGGCAATGGTGCTGCAGGGCATTGCAGAGGGGAAGGCGGCCATTCAACAAGTGACGAAGCGCACGATCTCCGAGAATGCCTCGGCGCGGTTCGAGGGCGTCGTGTACAAGGATAACCACAACGGTGTCTGGAAGGAGCGCTATCTGCTGCTCGATGGAGCCACGCTCACAATTTCCCTGTCCAAGGGCAAGGAGGCCGTGGGCGGCGGTGAGCGCAGCAAACGAGTGCTGCTTTCCTCCATCAAGTCAGTGAGCCCGTGTGAGGTGGAggacgcgcacgtgcgcgtcgtGAACGCTGCGTCTCCCAGCGATGGGTACAAGCCACCTTACGCCTTTGCCATTGCGATGCACAGCTCCAACTCTATCGTCTTTGGTGTTGCTAGTGCTGAGGAGCTGGACCACTGGATGCAGGCGCTCATGCGTGCCCTGCAGATCGATTAa